The genomic DNA AGGTCGCCGCGCGCGGCCGAGAGGTACTGGTCGGTGGCTGCGCTGAAGCGGCCCAGCGCCGTCACCGCGTCGGCGAACACATCGCGCTGGTCGGCGAAATACTTGATCAGCGGCGGAAACTCGGTGAGCACCCGGTCCAGAGTGTCGTTGCGGGCCGCCACGATGGACAGCAACTCGTTGGTGGTGTCGATGGCCCGGGTCAGATCTTCGCGCTGGGCGTTGAGCTGTTCGGTGAACACGTCGAGCTTGCCGAGGAACGCGCGGACCTGTTCGGCGTTGCCGTCGAGGATGTTGTTGACCTCGGTCTGGATCACCTCCAGGTTGGGGATGCCGCCGCCGTTGAGCACCGTGGCAATGCTGGCCAGGGTGCGTTCGGTGGTGGGATAGGCCGAGCTGTCGGCCAGCGGGATCGTATCGCCGTTGCGCAGCGGTTGCGCTGACGGATCCTGCTGCGGCGCTGCGAGTTCGACGTGCTGGGTGCCCAGCAGGCTGGTCTGGCCGATGCGCGCCGTGGCGTTCTCGGGCAGTTGCACATTGCCGTCGATATCCAGGGTCAGCGTGGCCACCCAATTGACCAGTTCGATCTTGCGCACCGACCCGACGAAGACGTCGGCCACCCGCACCCGGCTGTTGACGTTGAGCGCCAGGGTGTCCGGCATCTGGACGTACACCGTCATGGTGTCACCGCTGGTGCCGGGGCCACCGGGCAGCGGCACGTTGGCCACGCCCTTCCACCCGCAGGAGGCCAGCACCATCGCGACGACGGCCAGCACCAGGGTGCGCCAGGTGGCTACGCGGGTGAACCGCAGGATGCGCGTCACGGGGCACCCACCTCAGCGGGCAGCGGCGGTCCCGGCGGGGCGGGCGCCGGTGCTGCAGGCGCCGGTCCCGGAACCTGCTGTGACAGCGGCAGCGGACCGGGAACCACGTCCGG from Mycolicibacterium tokaiense includes the following:
- a CDS encoding virulence factor Mce family protein, translating into MLRFTRVATWRTLVLAVVAMVLASCGWKGVANVPLPGGPGTSGDTMTVYVQMPDTLALNVNSRVRVADVFVGSVRKIELVNWVATLTLDIDGNVQLPENATARIGQTSLLGTQHVELAAPQQDPSAQPLRNGDTIPLADSSAYPTTERTLASIATVLNGGGIPNLEVIQTEVNNILDGNAEQVRAFLGKLDVFTEQLNAQREDLTRAIDTTNELLSIVAARNDTLDRVLTEFPPLIKYFADQRDVFADAVTALGRFSAATDQYLSAARGDLETNLQLLQRPLKQLGRASPYLIGALKLILTAPFAIDNVPKVVRGDYINTSATFDLTLSTLDNAFLTGTGFSGALRALEQAWGRDVNQMIPDVRYTPSPNSVPGGPLVERGE